In one Aricia agestis chromosome 5, ilAriAges1.1, whole genome shotgun sequence genomic region, the following are encoded:
- the LOC121727048 gene encoding fatty acyl-CoA reductase 1-like, with protein MVFSDESDVFSGIPNIPEFYKGKTILVTGGTGFLGKLLIEKLLYSCPDLKQIYVFIRDKKNVLPEKRLAAMYNNSCFERLRKERDGLFQAKVKAISGNMLDSNLGLSEEDRVLVTTTTDIVIHSAASVRFDDHLRDAFNINVRATLLLMELAMQMCNLKCYVHISTSFCNIKLGEAIEEKIYPPLADWRTIREICDNGDFHTINTLTPKLLGEYPNTYVFTKHLAEQAVNEHRGELPIIVVRPSHPAEQAVSEHKGELPIIVVRPSVGKILYLTGYRGSTYPNTYVFTKHPAEQAVSEHKGELPIIVVRPSVVTGCLEEPAPGWVDNFNGPVGIAVASGQGILRAVYGDKHASQDYIPCDAVTKGILIASWIRGTKK; from the exons ATGGTGTTTTCCGACGAATCTGACGTTTTTAGTGGCATTCCAAATATTCCGGAGTTCTACAAAGGGAAGACAATTCTAGTGACAGGAGGAAcag GTTTCTTGGGAAAGTTATTAATAGAGAAGCTGCTTTACTCGTGCCCGGACTTAAAACAGATTTACGTTTTCATCAGAGACAAGAAAAATGTTCTACCAGAAAAAAGATTAGCAGCAATGTACAATAATTCG TGTTTCGAGCGACTTCGAAAGGAACGAGATGGTCTGTTTCAGGCTAAAGTGAAGGCTATATCCGGAAATATGTTGGACTCAAATTTAG GTTTATCGGAGGAAGACCGTGTGCTGGTTACAACGACAACCGACATTGTGATACACAGCGCAGCTAGTGTCAG atTTGATGACCACTTAAGAGATGCGTTTAATATTAATGTGAGGGCAACTTTACTACTGATGGAATTAGCGATGCAAATGTGTaatttaaag TGCTACGTTCACATATCGACGTCCTTCTGCAACATAAAGCTTGGTGAAGCCATAGAGGAGAAGATTTACCCGCCGCTGGCTGACTGGAGGACCATCAGAGAGATTTGTGATAATGGAGACTTTCATACTATTAACACTTTAACTCCAAA ACTACTGGGCGAGTACCCCAACACGTACGTGTTCACGAAGCACTTGGCGGAGCAGGCGGTCAACGAGCACAGGGGCGAGCTGCCCATCATCGTAGTCAGGCCGTCC CACCCGGCGGAGCAGGCGGTCAGCGAGCACAAGGGCGAGCTGCCCATCATCGTAGTCAGGCCGTCCGTAGGTAAGATATTGTACCTTACAGGCTACAGAGGGAGTACCTACCCCAACACGTACGTGTTCACGAAGCACCCGGCGGAACAGGCGGTCAGCGAGCACAAGGGCGAGCTGCCCATCATCGTAGTCAGGCCGTCCGTAG TGACGGGTTGTCTCGAGGAGCCTGCCCCAGGTTGGGTGGACAACTTCAATGGTCCTGTGGGTATCGCTGTAGCCAGTGGACAAG GCATCCTTCGCGCAGTATATGGAGATAAACACGCCAGCCAAGATTATATTCCGTGCGACGCAGTCACAAAGGGCATTCTCATAGCTTCTTGGATTAGAGGAACCAAAAAGTGA